The Porphyrobacter sp. HT-58-2 genome has a window encoding:
- a CDS encoding IS3 family transposase (programmed frameshift), whose product MKTQPSLKKSPPTKAPAEKVVKDIRRATRRHFSAEDKIRIVLDGLRGEDSIAELCRKEGIAQSLYYTWSKEFMEAGKRRLAGDTARAATTGEVQDLRREARALKECVADLTLENRLLKKKHDCGWGGRRMRYPASEKLEIIRIVEQSHLPAKRTLDQLGIARRTFYRWYDRYLEGGPEALEDRPSAPGRVWNRIAPEVQDQIVEMALEQSELSPRELAVRFTDEKRYFVSESTVYRLLKAHDLITSPAYVVIKAADQFHTKTTRPNEMWQTDFTYFKIIGWGWMYLSTVLDDFSRYIIAWKLCTNMRAEDVTETLDLALAASGCDSATVLHKPRLLSDNGPSYIAGELAEYIEANEMSHVRGAPCHPQTQGKIERWHQTLKNRILLENYFLPGDLEAQIEAFVEHYNHQRYHESLANVTPADAYFGRAPAIIKQRERIKRQTIEHRRLQHRKLAA is encoded by the exons ATGAAGACCCAACCCTCCTTGAAAAAATCCCCTCCCACAAAGGCCCCTGCTGAGAAGGTCGTGAAGGACATCCGGCGTGCAACCCGTCGCCATTTCTCGGCCGAAGACAAGATCCGCATCGTGCTCGACGGGCTACGTGGCGAGGACAGCATTGCCGAGCTGTGCCGCAAGGAAGGCATCGCTCAGAGCCTGTATTACACCTGGTCGAAGGAGTTCATGGAAGCGGGCAAGCGCCGCCTGGCCGGTGACACTGCCCGTGCCGCGACCACTGGCGAAGTGCAGGATCTGCGACGCGAAGCCCGCGCTTTGAAGGAATGCGTCGCCGATCTGACGCTCGAGAACCGGCTGCTGA AAAAAAAGCATGATTGCGGATGGGGAGGGCGACGAATGAGGTATCCCGCATCCGAGAAGCTCGAGATCATCAGGATCGTCGAGCAATCGCATCTGCCTGCCAAGCGCACGCTGGACCAGCTCGGCATCGCCCGCCGGACGTTCTACCGCTGGTATGACCGCTACCTTGAGGGCGGGCCGGAGGCGCTGGAAGACCGGCCATCGGCGCCGGGCCGGGTGTGGAACCGCATTGCACCCGAGGTGCAGGACCAGATCGTCGAGATGGCGCTGGAACAGTCCGAGCTGTCACCGCGCGAGCTGGCGGTGCGGTTTACCGACGAGAAGCGCTACTTTGTGTCGGAATCCACGGTTTACCGTCTGCTGAAGGCCCACGACCTGATCACCAGCCCGGCCTATGTGGTGATCAAGGCCGCCGATCAGTTCCACACCAAGACCACCCGGCCGAACGAGATGTGGCAGACCGATTTTACCTACTTCAAGATCATAGGGTGGGGCTGGATGTATCTCTCCACCGTGCTCGACGACTTCTCGCGCTACATCATCGCCTGGAAGCTTTGCACCAACATGCGGGCCGAAGACGTGACCGAGACGCTGGACCTCGCCCTGGCAGCTTCCGGCTGCGACAGCGCCACGGTGCTGCACAAACCCAGGCTGCTCAGCGACAATGGTCCCAGCTACATCGCGGGTGAACTGGCGGAATACATCGAGGCCAACGAGATGAGCCACGTGCGCGGAGCACCGTGCCACCCTCAGACCCAGGGCAAGATCGAGCGCTGGCACCAGACCCTGAAAAACCGCATCCTCTTGGAAAACTACTTCTTGCCCGGCGACCTCGAGGCCCAGATCGAGGCCTTCGTCGAGCACTACAACCACCAGCGTTACCACGAAAGCCTGGCCAACGTGACGCCCGCCGACGCCTACTTCGGTAGGGCTCCGGCGATCATCAAACAGCGTGAAAGGATCAAGCGACAGACCATCGAACATCGGCGCTTGCAGCACCGCAAGCTCGCCGCCTAA
- the mobA gene encoding molybdenum cofactor guanylyltransferase — protein MTAPAIVIAAGGDGERIGGAKPLRLLAGRRLLDHAIAMATAQSDCCAIAAREVAQIGTVPLPVLHDAWPGAGPINALASAFRFAADQGRRHVLLIGCDQPFLPRDLAQRLSAAIGQHTAAIPVSAGRYQPMAALWQADAPALEAYAAQGGRSLWRFAEQRGAVHVPWLAAEAVDPFTNINDPEALAAAERRLPDREASSTQRS, from the coding sequence ATGACGGCGCCCGCCATTGTCATCGCCGCCGGAGGAGATGGCGAGCGGATCGGCGGGGCCAAGCCGCTGCGCCTGCTGGCCGGGCGCAGGCTGCTCGATCACGCCATCGCGATGGCCACTGCGCAGTCCGATTGCTGCGCCATTGCCGCGCGGGAAGTCGCGCAGATCGGCACGGTCCCCCTGCCGGTGCTGCACGATGCATGGCCCGGTGCCGGGCCGATCAACGCGCTGGCCAGCGCCTTCCGCTTCGCAGCCGATCAAGGCCGTCGCCATGTCCTGCTGATCGGTTGTGACCAGCCCTTCCTGCCGCGCGATCTGGCGCAGCGGCTGAGCGCAGCGATCGGCCAGCACACTGCCGCAATCCCGGTCAGCGCAGGCCGCTATCAGCCTATGGCTGCGCTTTGGCAGGCGGATGCGCCAGCGCTCGAAGCTTATGCGGCGCAGGGCGGCCGCTCGCTCTGGCGTTTTGCCGAGCAGCGCGGCGCAGTTCATGTCCCATGGCTTGCAGCAGAGGCAGTTGATCCCTTCACCAACATCAACGATCCCGAGGCTCTCGCCGCAGCCGAGCGTCGCCTTCCGGATCGAGAGGCTTCATCCACGCAAAGATCGTGA
- a CDS encoding sulfatase gives MKRWHKAAIGTLALAGVLAGAAWVWRTDLTLALIRWRTTQEIAPNQPIPWQAGPAEAAAPVAERPPNIVFILFDDLGINDISTFGGGIAGGRVKTPNIDRLAAEGAIFTQAYAGNATCSPSRAQLMTGRYATRTGFEFTPTPAGFARVVSMVSADLLPDRPPVIYDAAAEASAPPFDGQGLPGEEVTIAEVLQGQGYHTVHIGKWHLGNAAPFHPIAQGFDESLNMDGLLHLPEDHPDVVNAKLDFDPIDRFFWASGHFATSYNARPKFAPGGYLADYWTDESLKVIEANRNRPFFLYLAHWGVHSPLQATRADFEAVGNITPHRARVYAAMIRALDRSVGRIMAKLAAEGLADNTLVVISSDNGAPGYVGIEGANAPYRGGKGTFFEGGIRVPLFARWPARIAPGSRIALPVGQVDVMPTFAAVAGAPLPAGVTIDGRNLLPALTGKGAPERADAPLFWSSGYYKAVRAGDWKLQVNARQNKVWLHNLAADPTEQTNLAAREPAKRAELEALIAAHHRGRKPPLYPSTFETPVEIDKTMAQPFDPRGEWLYWPN, from the coding sequence ATGAAACGCTGGCACAAGGCCGCCATTGGCACCCTTGCACTTGCCGGGGTGCTGGCCGGTGCGGCGTGGGTGTGGCGCACCGATCTGACGCTGGCGCTGATCCGCTGGCGCACCACGCAGGAGATTGCCCCCAACCAGCCGATCCCCTGGCAAGCCGGGCCGGCCGAGGCCGCTGCGCCCGTAGCCGAGCGTCCGCCCAACATCGTCTTCATCCTGTTCGACGACCTCGGCATCAATGATATTTCGACCTTTGGCGGGGGGATCGCGGGCGGGCGGGTGAAGACCCCCAACATTGATCGGCTGGCGGCGGAAGGTGCAATCTTCACGCAGGCCTACGCCGGCAACGCCACCTGCTCGCCATCGCGCGCGCAGTTGATGACCGGGCGCTATGCCACGCGCACCGGGTTCGAATTCACCCCCACCCCGGCGGGCTTTGCCCGGGTGGTGTCCATGGTGTCGGCCGATCTGCTGCCAGATCGTCCCCCGGTGATCTATGACGCCGCAGCCGAGGCAAGCGCCCCGCCGTTTGACGGGCAGGGCCTGCCGGGCGAGGAGGTCACCATTGCCGAGGTGCTGCAGGGCCAAGGCTATCACACCGTCCACATCGGCAAGTGGCACCTCGGCAACGCGGCGCCGTTCCATCCGATTGCGCAGGGCTTTGATGAAAGCCTCAACATGGACGGGCTGCTCCACCTGCCTGAAGATCACCCCGATGTGGTCAATGCCAAGCTTGATTTCGACCCGATCGACCGGTTCTTCTGGGCCTCGGGCCATTTTGCCACAAGCTACAATGCGAGGCCGAAATTCGCACCTGGCGGATACCTTGCCGATTACTGGACAGATGAAAGCCTGAAGGTGATCGAAGCGAACCGCAACCGCCCCTTCTTCCTTTACCTTGCGCATTGGGGCGTCCATTCGCCGCTTCAGGCGACCCGCGCGGATTTCGAAGCGGTGGGCAACATCACTCCGCACCGCGCCCGTGTCTATGCCGCGATGATCCGCGCGCTCGATCGCAGCGTCGGGCGGATCATGGCCAAGCTCGCGGCAGAGGGGCTGGCGGATAACACGCTGGTGGTGATCTCGTCCGATAACGGCGCGCCCGGCTATGTCGGGATCGAAGGCGCCAATGCCCCCTATCGCGGCGGCAAGGGAACGTTTTTTGAAGGGGGTATCCGTGTGCCGCTGTTCGCGCGCTGGCCGGCGCGGATCGCGCCCGGATCGCGGATTGCGCTGCCGGTCGGGCAGGTTGACGTGATGCCGACATTTGCCGCTGTCGCAGGCGCGCCCTTGCCCGCAGGCGTCACCATCGACGGGCGCAACCTGCTCCCCGCGCTGACTGGCAAGGGCGCCCCCGAACGCGCCGATGCCCCGCTGTTCTGGAGCAGCGGCTATTACAAGGCGGTGCGCGCCGGGGACTGGAAGCTGCAGGTCAACGCCAGGCAGAACAAGGTCTGGCTTCACAACCTCGCCGCCGATCCTACCGAACAGACCAACCTCGCCGCCCGTGAACCGGCCAAGCGCGCCGAGCTGGAGGCGTTGATCGCTGCGCACCATCGCGGGCGCAAGCCGCCGCTTTACCCCAGCACCTTTGAAACCCCGGTCGAAATCGACAAGACCATGGCCCAGCCCTTCGACCCGCGCGGGGAGTGGCTGTACTGGCCGAACTAG
- a CDS encoding haloalkane dehalogenase, with protein MHVLRTPDEAFAGITDFPFASHWCEVRDTATGTPLRIHYVDEGPRDAPVVLMMHGEPTWSYLYRHMIGPVAAAGFRVIAPDLIGFGKSDKPAAKSDYSYAAHVGWMRQWVEMLDLKTVTLACQDWGSLVGLRLVAAMPERFSGVVLSNGGLPEGGPAPPAFAIWRAFSKYSPLFPIGRIVNKGTKRGLSAAEIAAYDAPFPDARYKAGARIFPALVPFAGNPAVPDQQKAWRVFEQWDKPFLCAFSDGDPITRTGETRFIGRVPGTAGQPHRTLRGGHFIQEDDPEGFVAAILDVAQQQKEHGG; from the coding sequence ATGCACGTCCTGCGCACGCCGGATGAAGCCTTTGCCGGCATCACCGATTTCCCCTTCGCTTCGCATTGGTGCGAGGTGCGCGATACCGCCACCGGCACGCCCTTGCGCATCCACTATGTCGACGAAGGCCCGCGCGATGCCCCGGTGGTGCTGATGATGCATGGCGAGCCGACATGGTCTTACCTCTACCGGCATATGATCGGGCCAGTGGCGGCGGCAGGCTTTCGCGTGATCGCGCCCGACCTGATCGGCTTCGGCAAGTCCGACAAGCCAGCTGCCAAGTCCGACTATTCCTATGCAGCCCATGTCGGCTGGATGCGCCAATGGGTCGAAATGCTCGATCTGAAGACCGTGACGCTCGCCTGTCAGGACTGGGGCTCGCTGGTTGGGTTGCGTCTGGTCGCGGCCATGCCGGAACGGTTTTCCGGCGTGGTGCTTTCGAACGGCGGCCTGCCCGAAGGCGGCCCCGCGCCGCCTGCCTTCGCAATCTGGCGGGCCTTTTCCAAATACAGCCCGCTGTTCCCGATTGGCAGGATCGTCAACAAGGGGACAAAACGCGGGCTCTCCGCCGCCGAGATCGCGGCCTATGACGCGCCCTTCCCCGATGCCCGCTACAAGGCCGGCGCGCGGATCTTCCCTGCGCTGGTGCCTTTCGCCGGGAACCCCGCCGTGCCCGATCAGCAGAAGGCGTGGCGGGTATTCGAGCAGTGGGACAAGCCCTTCCTTTGCGCCTTTTCCGATGGCGATCCGATCACCCGCACAGGCGAAACCCGCTTTATCGGGCGCGTCCCCGGCACTGCGGGCCAGCCCCACCGGACGCTGCGCGGTGGGCATTTCATCCAGGAAGATGACCCCGAAGGCTTTGTCGCCGCGATCCTCGACGTCGCGCAGCAGCAGAAAGAGCACGGCGGATGA
- the glgX gene encoding glycogen debranching protein GlgX: MRAPLAEGLDLCLFEGEAETRLPMTRQGEKWTLDLPGDLSDARYGYRAHGPYDPARNLWFDPAKLLVDPYALELDRRFVQDPRLGQYGEDTADLVPRAVVTGPLAQVPYQPPRFARGGLIYEINVRGFTLLHPDVPPAQRGTIAALAHPAVIAHLNKLHVSAVELMPVIAWIDERHLPPLGLANHWGYNPVAMMALDPGLCPGGVAELREAVAALHAAGIGVILDLVFNHSGESDIHGGTLSLRGLDPAAYARAPDGSLINDTGCGNTLDFANPAVRRLMIDTLIHFVRHAGIDGFRFDLAPVIARGPGFDPAAPIFAEIAAEPCLATRIMIAEPWDIGPGGYQLGQFPANWLEWNDRYRDDVRRFWKGEATVGALATRIAGSSDAFGDDCPKGCKSVNFLAAHDGFTLADTVSYEQRHNHANGEDNRDGHGQNHSWNCGTEGPTDDPEILARRAADLRALLGTLFASTGTIMLTAGDECGRSQGGNNNAYCQDIPLDWDRRDVALEDHVAALAARRAARLASFVTFPEDGRWLRLDGAPMMPEDWDDMATDGFLHAPADGDARPALWVSRGARSCSAQENGAAN, encoded by the coding sequence GTGCGCGCGCCCTTGGCGGAAGGCCTCGACCTGTGCCTGTTCGAGGGTGAGGCCGAGACCCGCCTGCCGATGACCCGGCAGGGGGAGAAATGGACGCTCGACCTCCCCGGAGACCTCTCCGACGCCCGCTACGGCTATCGCGCCCACGGGCCTTACGATCCCGCCCGCAATCTGTGGTTCGATCCCGCCAAGCTGCTGGTCGATCCTTACGCCCTCGAACTCGACCGCCGCTTCGTCCAGGACCCGCGCCTTGGCCAATATGGCGAGGACACCGCCGATCTCGTCCCCCGCGCCGTGGTGACGGGGCCGCTGGCGCAAGTCCCGTATCAGCCCCCCCGTTTCGCGCGCGGCGGGCTGATCTACGAGATCAACGTGCGCGGCTTCACCCTGCTCCACCCCGATGTCCCGCCCGCGCAGCGCGGCACCATCGCCGCCCTCGCCCATCCGGCGGTGATCGCCCATCTGAACAAACTCCACGTCAGCGCGGTGGAACTGATGCCGGTCATCGCCTGGATCGACGAACGGCATCTGCCGCCGCTCGGCCTCGCCAACCACTGGGGCTACAACCCGGTGGCGATGATGGCGCTCGACCCCGGCCTGTGTCCCGGCGGCGTGGCCGAATTGCGCGAAGCGGTGGCGGCGCTGCACGCGGCCGGGATCGGGGTGATCCTCGATCTGGTGTTCAACCATTCGGGCGAGAGCGACATTCACGGCGGCACGCTGTCTTTGCGCGGCCTCGATCCTGCCGCCTATGCCCGCGCGCCCGACGGCAGCCTGATCAACGATACCGGCTGCGGCAACACCCTGGACTTCGCCAACCCTGCCGTGCGCAGGCTGATGATCGATACGCTCATCCATTTCGTGCGCCATGCCGGGATCGACGGCTTCCGCTTCGACCTCGCGCCGGTCATCGCCCGCGGCCCCGGTTTTGACCCTGCCGCCCCGATCTTCGCCGAAATCGCCGCTGAGCCTTGCCTTGCAACCCGCATCATGATCGCCGAGCCGTGGGACATTGGCCCCGGCGGCTACCAGCTCGGGCAATTCCCCGCCAATTGGCTCGAATGGAACGACCGTTACCGCGACGATGTGCGCCGCTTCTGGAAAGGCGAGGCCACCGTGGGCGCGTTGGCGACGCGCATCGCGGGGTCATCAGACGCGTTCGGCGATGATTGCCCCAAAGGCTGCAAGAGCGTCAATTTCCTCGCCGCGCATGACGGCTTCACGCTGGCTGATACTGTCAGTTACGAACAGCGCCACAACCACGCCAATGGCGAGGATAACCGCGACGGGCATGGGCAGAACCATTCGTGGAACTGCGGCACAGAAGGCCCCACCGACGATCCCGAAATCCTCGCCCGCCGCGCCGCAGACCTTCGCGCGCTGCTGGGGACGCTGTTCGCCTCGACCGGCACAATCATGCTGACCGCGGGCGATGAATGCGGGCGCAGTCAGGGGGGCAACAACAACGCCTATTGTCAGGATATCCCGCTCGACTGGGACAGGCGCGATGTGGCGCTGGAAGACCATGTGGCCGCTCTTGCCGCCCGGCGCGCGGCGCGTCTTGCCAGCTTTGTGACCTTCCCCGAAGACGGGCGCTGGCTGCGGCTGGACGGCGCACCGATGATGCCGGAAGATTGGGACGACATGGCGACGGACGGCTTTCTCCATGCGCCTGCGGATGGCGATGCCCGCCCTGCCCTGTGGGTGTCACGCGGTGCGCGCAGCTGTTCAGCGCAGGAGAACGGCGCCGCAAATTGA
- a CDS encoding alpha-D-glucose phosphate-specific phosphoglucomutase translates to MIQTFATTPFEGQKPGTSGLRKKVRVFAQPNYAENFIQSVFDVAERPAGSTLVIGGDGRYHNRTVIARAIEMAAANGYARVLVGQGGILSTPAASHVIRKYGASGGLILSASHNPGGPDEDFGIKYNIANGGPAPEAVTEAIHARTQTIDRWMMVEGAVDLDRIGISQVGDMVVEVIDPVADYADLMEELFDFPAIRAAVSSGALTMAFDAMHAVTGPYAREILEGRLGFPAGTVRNGVPLEDFGGHHPDPNLVHAAELYDLMMAPQAPTIGAASDGDGDRNLIIGKGVFVTPSDSLAMLAANAHLAPAYAGGLKGIARSMPTSAAADRVAEALGIPLWETPTGWKFFGTLLDAGKATICGEESAGTGSDHVREKDGLWAVLLWLNILAVTGKPVAQIAEEHWARFGRNYYARHDYEAIATDKANALMAALEGSLGDLPGKSFGPLTVAAADQFGYTDPVDGSQSHRQGVRVMFACGSRIVFRLSGTGTEGATLRVYLERYEGQDGRLGEETPAMLADLIAAAEAVAGIAAHTGRTAPDVVT, encoded by the coding sequence ATGATCCAGACGTTTGCCACCACGCCCTTCGAAGGCCAGAAGCCCGGCACTTCGGGTCTGCGCAAGAAGGTGCGGGTGTTTGCCCAGCCAAATTATGCCGAGAATTTCATTCAGTCGGTGTTCGACGTGGCCGAGCGCCCAGCGGGCTCGACCTTGGTGATCGGCGGCGACGGGCGCTATCACAACCGCACGGTGATCGCCCGGGCGATCGAAATGGCGGCGGCCAATGGCTACGCGCGGGTGCTGGTGGGGCAAGGCGGCATTCTGTCGACCCCCGCCGCCAGCCACGTGATCCGCAAATATGGCGCCAGCGGAGGGCTGATCCTCTCGGCCAGCCACAACCCCGGCGGGCCGGACGAGGATTTCGGCATCAAGTACAATATCGCCAATGGCGGCCCCGCGCCCGAGGCCGTGACCGAGGCGATCCATGCCCGGACACAAACCATCGACCGCTGGATGATGGTGGAAGGCGCGGTTGATCTCGACCGGATCGGCATCAGCCAAGTGGGCGATATGGTGGTCGAAGTGATCGATCCCGTCGCCGACTATGCCGATCTGATGGAGGAACTGTTCGATTTCCCCGCCATTCGCGCCGCCGTGTCGAGTGGCGCTCTGACCATGGCGTTCGACGCGATGCACGCGGTAACGGGCCCCTATGCGCGGGAGATACTGGAAGGGCGGCTGGGCTTTCCGGCGGGCACTGTCCGCAATGGCGTGCCGCTGGAGGATTTTGGCGGGCATCACCCTGATCCGAACCTCGTCCACGCGGCGGAGCTCTACGACCTGATGATGGCCCCGCAAGCGCCCACCATCGGTGCGGCTTCGGACGGAGACGGGGACCGCAACCTCATCATCGGCAAGGGGGTGTTCGTCACGCCTTCGGATTCGCTGGCGATGCTGGCGGCGAACGCGCACCTCGCGCCCGCCTATGCCGGGGGGCTGAAGGGCATTGCCCGCTCCATGCCCACCAGCGCGGCGGCGGACCGGGTGGCCGAGGCGCTCGGCATCCCGCTGTGGGAGACGCCCACGGGGTGGAAGTTCTTCGGCACGCTTCTGGACGCCGGAAAAGCCACGATCTGCGGCGAGGAAAGCGCCGGCACCGGCAGCGATCACGTGCGCGAGAAGGACGGGCTGTGGGCGGTGCTGCTGTGGCTCAACATCCTCGCCGTCACGGGCAAGCCCGTCGCGCAGATTGCCGAGGAACATTGGGCGCGGTTCGGGCGCAATTACTATGCGCGCCATGATTACGAGGCGATTGCGACGGACAAGGCCAATGCGCTGATGGCGGCGCTGGAGGGCTCACTTGGCGATCTGCCGGGCAAGAGCTTCGGCCCGCTCACCGTCGCCGCCGCCGACCAGTTCGGCTACACCGATCCGGTCGACGGCTCGCAAAGCCACCGGCAAGGCGTGCGGGTGATGTTCGCCTGCGGCTCGCGGATCGTGTTCCGGCTGTCGGGGACGGGGACGGAAGGCGCGACCTTGCGGGTCTATCTCGAACGCTACGAAGGGCAGGACGGTCGGCTTGGCGAGGAGACCCCGGCGATGCTCGCCGATCTGATCGCTGCCGCCGAGGCCGTGGCCGGGATCGCCGCGCACACGGGCCGCACCGCGCCCGATGTGGTGACGTGA
- the glgA gene encoding glycogen synthase GlgA: MKLKVLSVASEAAPLIKTGGLADVAGALPAALAAQGVEVTTLVPGYPAVLAKLGKTKAVHKWDALLGTPARLLAGKLGAQPLLVLDAPALFNREGGPYADASGRDWDDNWRRFAAFARAAADISGGAVKGGAFDLVHAHDWQAGLVPAYLKLASLAGGRVVPSVITIHNMAFQGYYPAETFPHLGLPPEAWHVDAVESYGGVGLLKAGMQLADAITTVSPTYAGEIRSVEFGMGLEGLILARSNRVHGILNGIDAAEWSPATDPHLAARFTATKLAARGKNKRAIEKEFGLDRDDGPLFIVVSRLTWQKGMDVLVGVLDHLVGIGGRLALLGSGDAEIEQAFHAAAARHPGRVGVRIGYDEALSHRLQGGGDAILIPSRFEPCGLTQLYGLAYGCVPVVARTGGLADTVIDANLAALSAGVATGIQMNAVTHNALAMAVSRAVDLFARPAAWRQLQKNGMKADFSWGSSGAAYAALYRQLIEEQG; the protein is encoded by the coding sequence ATGAAGCTGAAGGTCCTCTCTGTTGCCTCGGAGGCCGCGCCGCTGATCAAGACCGGCGGACTGGCGGATGTGGCGGGCGCGCTCCCTGCCGCGCTGGCTGCGCAGGGAGTGGAGGTAACGACCCTCGTCCCCGGCTATCCGGCAGTGCTGGCGAAGCTCGGTAAGACGAAGGCGGTACACAAGTGGGACGCGCTGCTCGGCACGCCTGCGCGCCTGCTGGCAGGCAAGCTCGGCGCGCAGCCGCTGCTGGTGCTCGATGCGCCGGCGCTCTTCAACCGCGAGGGCGGGCCCTATGCCGATGCAAGCGGGCGCGACTGGGACGACAACTGGCGCCGTTTTGCCGCCTTTGCCCGCGCCGCTGCCGATATTTCGGGCGGGGCAGTAAAGGGGGGCGCCTTCGATCTCGTTCATGCCCACGATTGGCAGGCGGGGCTGGTGCCAGCCTATCTGAAGCTTGCGTCTCTGGCCGGAGGGCGCGTGGTCCCAAGCGTCATCACCATCCACAACATGGCGTTTCAGGGCTACTACCCCGCCGAGACATTCCCGCACTTGGGCCTGCCGCCCGAAGCCTGGCACGTCGATGCGGTCGAAAGCTATGGCGGGGTCGGCTTGCTCAAGGCCGGGATGCAGCTGGCGGACGCAATCACCACCGTCAGCCCGACCTATGCCGGCGAGATCCGCAGCGTCGAATTCGGCATGGGGCTGGAAGGGCTGATCCTCGCTCGTTCCAACCGTGTTCACGGCATCCTCAACGGCATCGACGCGGCCGAATGGAGCCCCGCTACCGATCCGCATCTGGCCGCCCGTTTTACCGCGACCAAGCTGGCGGCGCGCGGGAAGAACAAGCGTGCGATCGAAAAAGAATTCGGGCTCGACCGCGATGACGGCCCGCTGTTCATCGTCGTCAGCCGCTTGACCTGGCAGAAGGGCATGGACGTGCTGGTCGGCGTGCTCGATCATCTGGTCGGCATCGGCGGGCGGCTGGCGCTGCTGGGTTCGGGCGATGCCGAGATCGAGCAGGCGTTCCACGCTGCCGCCGCCCGCCATCCGGGACGCGTGGGCGTGCGGATTGGCTATGACGAGGCGCTCTCGCACCGCTTGCAAGGCGGGGGCGATGCGATCCTGATTCCCAGCCGGTTCGAGCCTTGCGGCCTGACCCAGCTTTACGGCCTTGCCTATGGCTGCGTGCCGGTCGTCGCGCGCACCGGGGGTCTGGCCGACACGGTGATCGACGCCAACCTGGCCGCGCTTTCCGCAGGGGTCGCAACCGGCATCCAGATGAACGCCGTCACCCACAATGCCCTGGCGATGGCGGTCAGCCGCGCGGTCGATCTCTTCGCCCGTCCGGCGGCATGGCGGCAGCTTCAGAAGAACGGCATGAAGGCGGATTTCTCGTGGGGGTCAAGCGGCGCTGCCTATGCCGCGCTTTACCGCCAGTTGATCGAGGAGCAGGGATGA
- the glgC gene encoding glucose-1-phosphate adenylyltransferase yields MREVTSGRPLARDAMAYVLAGGRGSRLMELTDRRAKPAVYFGGKSRIIDFALSNAINSGIRRIGVATQYKAHSLIRHMQRAWTFLRPERNESFDILPASQRVAENQWYEGTADAVFQNMDIIASLAPKYMVILAGDHIYKMDYELMLQQHVNSGADVTVGCLVVPRMEATGFGVMQVDAKDTITAFVEKPKDPPGIPGNEDMALASMGIYVFNTDFLFEQLRRDADDPNSKRDFGGDIIPYIVKHGKAVAHRFTNSCIRAAEEIEEYWRDVGTLDAYFEANLDLTDTVPKLNLYDRDWPIWTDAVVAAPAKFVHDEDGRRGFAVSSLVSGDCIISGSEVRRSLLFTGVKIGSYSTVNEAVILPYCNIGRGARLGRVIIDSGVRIPEGMVIGEDPELDARRFRVSDKGIVLVTRDMMARIQG; encoded by the coding sequence ATGAGAGAGGTAACTTCTGGCCGCCCGCTGGCGCGTGATGCCATGGCCTATGTGCTGGCTGGCGGACGCGGCAGCCGGTTGATGGAACTGACCGACCGGCGCGCCAAGCCTGCGGTTTATTTCGGCGGCAAGTCGCGCATCATCGACTTCGCGCTGTCCAACGCGATCAATTCCGGCATCCGCCGCATCGGCGTTGCGACGCAATACAAGGCGCACTCGCTGATCCGCCACATGCAGCGCGCCTGGACCTTCCTGCGGCCCGAACGTAACGAAAGCTTCGACATCCTGCCCGCCAGCCAGCGCGTCGCGGAAAACCAGTGGTACGAAGGCACGGCCGACGCGGTGTTCCAGAACATGGACATCATCGCCAGCCTCGCGCCCAAATACATGGTGATCCTCGCGGGCGACCACATCTACAAGATGGACTACGAATTGATGCTGCAACAGCACGTCAATTCGGGCGCGGATGTGACCGTGGGCTGCCTTGTCGTCCCGCGCATGGAGGCGACCGGGTTCGGCGTGATGCAGGTCGATGCCAAGGACACCATCACCGCCTTCGTCGAAAAGCCCAAGGACCCGCCGGGCATTCCGGGGAACGAGGACATGGCGCTAGCATCGATGGGGATCTACGTCTTCAACACCGACTTCCTGTTCGAGCAGCTCCGCCGCGATGCCGACGATCCCAATTCGAAGCGCGATTTCGGCGGGGACATCATCCCCTACATCGTCAAGCACGGCAAAGCGGTCGCGCACCGCTTCACCAATTCCTGCATCCGTGCCGCTGAGGAGATCGAGGAATATTGGCGCGATGTCGGGACGCTGGACGCCTATTTCGAGGCGAACCTCGACCTTACCGACACCGTGCCGAAGCTGAACCTATATGATCGCGACTGGCCGATCTGGACCGACGCGGTGGTCGCAGCTCCTGCCAAGTTCGTCCATGACGAGGACGGGCGGCGCGGCTTTGCCGTGTCTTCACTGGTGTCGGGCGATTGCATCATTTCAGGCTCCGAAGTGCGCCGCAGCCTGCTGTTCACCGGGGTCAAGATCGGCAGCTATTCGACCGTCAATGAGGCGGTGATCCTGCCCTATTGCAATATCGGGCGCGGCGCACGACTGGGGCGCGTCATCATCGATTCAGGGGTGCGTATCCCTGAAGGCATGGTGATCGGCGAAGACCCCGAACTCGATGCGCGCCGGTTCCGGGTATCGGACAAGGGCATAGTGCTGGTCACCCGCGACATGATGGCGCGAATTCAGGGATGA